The sequence below is a genomic window from Roseofilum casamattae BLCC-M143.
AACTGAAGCCATCTACGAACGCTTAAAAGATCGCTTTAGTTTTGCCGAGCGCGGTCAAATTGACGTTAAAGGTCGGGGAGACATGACCACTTATTGGCTGTTAGATAAGTTACCAGACTCGGATCGTCCCTAACGGCTAAACTCTGGAATCTTAACATCGAAAAAGTATTGGGAAAGTATCGGGGCGATCGCCAAGCACTATAAAATCTTAACGGTTCTCTTTCCATATATTGCTCTATGCTAACCGTTGCTCTACCCAAAGGTGCCTTGCTCCGAGAAACGATCGAACTGCTCCAACAAGTCGGTCTAGATTTTAGCGCCTTTCTCGACTCTAGCAATCGTCAACTCCAAATTTGCGATCGCAGTGGAACCATGCAAGGTCTCCTAGTTCGCGCCCAAGACGTCCCCGTATACGTCGAATACGGTCAAGCTCAATTGGGTATTGTTGGCTATGACGTTCTGCGCGAAAAGCAGCCAACCGTTGCCCAACTGGTCGATCTCGGCTTTGGCTACTGTCGCATGTCCGTCGCCGTGAAACAAGGCACCTATCAGCGCGCTGCAGACTTACCCGCTCACTGTCGGGTCGCCTCCAAATCAGTTCGCTGCGCCAGAGAATATTTTCATAGCTTAGATTTACCGGTGGAGATTATCCCCTTATACGGCTCCGTCGAACTCGGTCCAATTACAGACATGTCCGAGGCCATCGTCGATTTAGTTTCCACCGGACGCACCTTGCGCGAAAACGGTCTGGTAGAAATCGAAAAACTATTCGACAGCACGGCCTATCTCATTGCTCATCCCCTCAGCTATCGGCTGAATGTGGACGAAATTCACGATTGGATGACTCGGTTACGGAATCTGACAGCTCCCAAAGCATCGGAGTTAACGAACCAATCGGAACTCGGATGATACAGTGAAAGTAGTATCCCAAATAGCAACAAATATTACTAAATGAGATACTGGGAAAAAAATTAGATCCTCTCGCTTGCTGAAGGTCTCATGATGAAATTTTGGAAAAAAAGTATACTGGTGCAGATTGTTGGTTCTTTCTCGCTCCTATCCTTAGTCATTGTATCCTTAGTAGGATATATGGCCTTTCATCAAGCTAGAGCATCTCTGAAAGCATCAGCCTTCGACAACCTACTGGCGATCGCCTCCTTAAAAGAGGAAGAGTTAAACTACTGGTTAACCGATCGCCGCCGCACTTTAATCGCTCTGAGTCAGCTCCCCGAAGTACGGAAATGGTCAAAAATTGCCACGGCCAACGATCCGTCCAGCTCGGAGCATCAATCTGCCATCAAGGATCTCCAAAAAGCCTTGAGCATTTTTATCGGCGATCGTGCCGATTATCAAGAAATCTTTTTACTCTCCAATACCGGTCGCGTTTTGGTTTCCACTAAACCAAATAATATCGGACGTTACGGAGACGTTCTCAATAGCAGTGAAGTTATTGTCGGTCAGGAAAATACCTTTATTGCTAACTTTTATCGTTCCTCAGATACAGGACTGCCAGCAGTCACCTTTACCATTTCTCTATTTGATGAAACCAATCGGCGATGGGGATTACTTGCCGTTCACCTCAATCTGGATCGCATCGATCGGATTATTCGCAATAATCCAGGCTTGGGAAAAACAGGAGAAACCTATTTAGTTGCCGATCTCAGAAGTTCTCGCGGTAACCACTACTCTTTCGTCTCTCCGCAACGATTTGGCTCGGATGAATTTCCCCACGGAATTAACAGTTTCGGCATCGAACAAGCCATGGCTGGAAATGACGATCGCGATTCCTATCTTAATTATCGCCAAATTTCAGTCATCGGAGTTTATCGTTGGCTAGAATCCCAGAATGTGGCATTACTCGTCGAAATCGAGCAGGATGAAGCCTTAGCACCGGCCAATCAATTAGCTTATTTTATTGCCTTAGTTGGTTTGGGCTTAGCTGCCTTGATGACTGTGGGAATTTGGATCGTCGGTCGCCAGATTGTCAAACCTATTTTATCGATGGCGGACGGAGCGCGCGAACTGAGCCGAAATGTAAAACTAGCTCAGTTCTCCAGTTTGCAAAGCATTCCAATCTTAACCGAAAATGAAGTTGGCTTGCTGGGAGCAACTTTTAACGAACTCGTGCAACAATTGCAAGAATCTTACGAGCATTTACAAGAATATAGCTATACTCTCGAGACAAAAGTTAGCGATCGCACTCAAGAACTTAAAGACAAAAACAAATATCTAAACTTAGCCATGAAGCAACTACAGCAAACTCAAATGCAATTGATCCAGAATGAAAAAATGGCTAGCTTAGGGCAAATGGTCGCTGGAATTGCCCATGAAATCAATAATCCAGTCAGTTTTATTCATAGTAATTTGCATCCCTTAGATGAATATATCAACGATTTACTGCAATTAATTTCACTCTATGAAGATCATTATCTCAACAATGTTCCTGCCATTGATATAGCAAAAGAAGATGTGGATCTAGATTTTATACAAGCCGATTTACCAAAAATTATTAATTCCATGAAGATCGGGACTACTCGCATTCAAGAAATTACGATAGGATTGCGCAATTTTTCGCGACTGGATGAATCGGAACGAAAATCAGCCAATCTGCATGAAGGTTTAGAAAGTACCTTGCTAATTTTTGCAAATCGCTTGCAAGCCCAGGATAATCGACCGGAAATTAAGGCATTCAAAAACTACGGCGATCTGCCGAAAATTGAATGTTATCCGGGACAAATGAATCAAGTTTTTCTCAATCTGATCGGTAATGCAATCGATGCCTTAGAACCGGGAGCGATCGCCGGCGAAAATCCCACCCCAACGATCCGGATTAGTACGGAATATCAGAAGAATAAAATTATCATTACGATCGCCGA
It includes:
- a CDS encoding sensor histidine kinase produces the protein MMKFWKKSILVQIVGSFSLLSLVIVSLVGYMAFHQARASLKASAFDNLLAIASLKEEELNYWLTDRRRTLIALSQLPEVRKWSKIATANDPSSSEHQSAIKDLQKALSIFIGDRADYQEIFLLSNTGRVLVSTKPNNIGRYGDVLNSSEVIVGQENTFIANFYRSSDTGLPAVTFTISLFDETNRRWGLLAVHLNLDRIDRIIRNNPGLGKTGETYLVADLRSSRGNHYSFVSPQRFGSDEFPHGINSFGIEQAMAGNDDRDSYLNYRQISVIGVYRWLESQNVALLVEIEQDEALAPANQLAYFIALVGLGLAALMTVGIWIVGRQIVKPILSMADGARELSRNVKLAQFSSLQSIPILTENEVGLLGATFNELVQQLQESYEHLQEYSYTLETKVSDRTQELKDKNKYLNLAMKQLQQTQMQLIQNEKMASLGQMVAGIAHEINNPVSFIHSNLHPLDEYINDLLQLISLYEDHYLNNVPAIDIAKEDVDLDFIQADLPKIINSMKIGTTRIQEITIGLRNFSRLDESERKSANLHEGLESTLLIFANRLQAQDNRPEIKAFKNYGDLPKIECYPGQMNQVFLNLIGNAIDALEPGAIAGENPTPTIRISTEYQKNKIIITIADNGPGISAETQAKIFDPFFTTKAIGKGTGLGLSISHSIIVDRHKGELQCFSTPGKGTEFIVSIPI
- the hisG gene encoding ATP phosphoribosyltransferase; protein product: MLTVALPKGALLRETIELLQQVGLDFSAFLDSSNRQLQICDRSGTMQGLLVRAQDVPVYVEYGQAQLGIVGYDVLREKQPTVAQLVDLGFGYCRMSVAVKQGTYQRAADLPAHCRVASKSVRCAREYFHSLDLPVEIIPLYGSVELGPITDMSEAIVDLVSTGRTLRENGLVEIEKLFDSTAYLIAHPLSYRLNVDEIHDWMTRLRNLTAPKASELTNQSELG